The [Clostridium] scindens ATCC 35704 nucleotide sequence GAGGCGGAATTCGCCGCCATGAACGGATGGGGGGCAGAATCCGATGCCGCTACTCTTCTGAATGGCCTTGGCATTTCCACGGAATATCACTATGAGATTATGAAGAATCTGAATGGCCCGGAGAAGGTCAAGATCCTTCTTGCCCAGGCACTGTTCGGCAACCCGGACATTCTGCTTCTGGATGAGCCTACCAACCATTTGGATCTGGACGCCATCGCCTGGCTGGAAGAATTCCTGATCAATTTTGAGAATACAGTCATCGTCGTATCCCATGACCGGTATTTCCTGAACAAAGTCTGCACCCAGATTGCAGATATTGACTATGGAAAGATCAAGCTTTATGCCGGAAACTATGACTTCTGGTACGAATCCAGCCAACTTCTGATCCGTCAGATGAAGGAAGCCAACAAAAAGAAGGAAGAAAAGATCAAGGAACTCCAGGAATTCATCTCCCGGTTCAGCGCTAATGCTTCCAAGTCCAAGCAGGCGACTTCCAGAAAGCGGGCTCTGGAGAAGATCCAGTTGGATGACATCCAGCCATCCAGCCGTAAGTATCCGTATATCGACTTCCGCCCGAACCGCGAGATCGGCAACGAAGTCCTGTCCGTAGAAGGACTCAGCAAGACCATCGACGGCGAAAAAGTGCTGGATAACCTCACTTTTACCCTGAACCGTGAAGACAAGGTAGCCTTCGTTGGAAGCAATGAGCAGGCCAAGACCACGCTCTTCCAGATTCTTACCGGCGAGATGGAGCCGGATGAAGGAACTTATAAATGGGGCGTCACCACATCCCAGGCCTACTTCCCGCTGGACAGCGGAGAAGAATTTGAAAATGAGTATACCATCGTAGAATGGCTGACCCAGTACTCTGAGATCAAGGACGTAACCTACGTCCGGGGCTTCCTGGGACGTATGCTCTTCTCAGGGGATGACGGCGTCAAGAAGGTAAAGGTACTCTCCGGAGGCGAAAAAGTCCGTTGCCTTCTGTCCAAGATGATGATCTCCGGAGCCAATGTGCTACTCTTGGACGAGCCCACCAACCACTTGGATATGGAAGCTATCACGGCGCTCAATAACGGGCTGATCAAGTTCCCGGGTGTGATTCTGTTCACCTCCCATGACCATCAGATCGTGCAGACCACTGCCAACCGTATCATGGAGATCGTGCCGGGCGGCAAGTTGATCGACAAGATCACCACTTACGACGAGTACTTGGAAAATGACGAGATGGCCAGAAAGAGACAGACCTACACCGTCCAGAGCGAGGAAGACGATTAGGAATCAGAAAATTCACTATGCGGAAAGGCCGGATGAGAGGGCATAATATTGCCATCTCATCCGGCCTTGATTTATCTTTCTTATAAGTTCTATCTTCCTAGCCTCTCCTTCAGCATCTTATAGATCCGGTCAAACTCCCGCTGCATCCCGTCTCCTTTGACAGCGGATATGATCTCATGGCGTTTCCCCTGCCAGTCTGTAAGGAAGAGCACCTTTTTTACCTCTCCCTGGATCCCTACCTCCACCTTTTCCATATCTGCAAAAGCGTAGATAAATATGTCATCTTTATAAACCAGAATATAATCTCTGGCGATGATAACATGGCAGTCCGAAAATTCTGCCACGTCGGGAGCGATAAGCTGGCGGAAGAACTCTTCTTTATCCTCGATCTGATCCAGTTTGCCTTTCAACTCGCTCCTGGCTTTTATATTCGTCATTGCAAGAAACGCTCCGCCCACTGCCAGAATAACCGTAATTACAATATTGGAAAACAGGCAGATAAAGGCCACTGCCA carries:
- a CDS encoding ABC-F family ATP-binding cassette domain-containing protein; the encoded protein is MISTSNVTLRVGKKALFEDVNIKFTEGNCYGLIGANGAGKSTFLKILSGQLEPTKGDVIITPGERLSFLQQDHFKYDEYPVLDTVMMGNARLYEIMKEKEAIYAKEDFSDEDGIKASELEAEFAAMNGWGAESDAATLLNGLGISTEYHYEIMKNLNGPEKVKILLAQALFGNPDILLLDEPTNHLDLDAIAWLEEFLINFENTVIVVSHDRYFLNKVCTQIADIDYGKIKLYAGNYDFWYESSQLLIRQMKEANKKKEEKIKELQEFISRFSANASKSKQATSRKRALEKIQLDDIQPSSRKYPYIDFRPNREIGNEVLSVEGLSKTIDGEKVLDNLTFTLNREDKVAFVGSNEQAKTTLFQILTGEMEPDEGTYKWGVTTSQAYFPLDSGEEFENEYTIVEWLTQYSEIKDVTYVRGFLGRMLFSGDDGVKKVKVLSGGEKVRCLLSKMMISGANVLLLDEPTNHLDMEAITALNNGLIKFPGVILFTSHDHQIVQTTANRIMEIVPGGKLIDKITTYDEYLENDEMARKRQTYTVQSEEDD